Genomic DNA from Deltaproteobacteria bacterium:
TTCTCATGGGAACTCCATGTCAGGTATGGATTCCTTTCTTGCTTCCGCAGTTTGCCTTGGTGATTTATTGCATGAAGAAGGATACGAACTCGTATATTACGGTGGAGCTGATCTTGCCTTTGCCGGGAAAGGTTTATTTTACGGCACTCATAAATTTGATGAGATTTGCGGAAGACAGGAATTACTGCCCAGGATCGCAGACCAATCTTACAGGTCAGGATGGGGGCTCTATGATGATTCCCTGTTAGATTTAGCCTTCAAGCGCTTTATGGAATTGTCGGCGGTAAAAAAGAAATTTGGCCTCTTTTTGCTTACCTTGGACACCCATCATCCCGAAGGTGATCCCTCACAGAGCTGTAAAAGAAGAATCTACCGGGATGGCTCCAATCCCATACTCAATGCGGTGAGTTGTTCTGACTACTTACTAACGAAATTTGTAAGCAAAATTATGGAAAGCCCCTATGCAGACAACACTGTCGTTGTCATTGTTTCAGATCATCTCAGTCTGAGAAATACCGCTTCAGATTTGTTGAACAGGATGGCCCGCAGGAATCTTTTCATGATTCTGGAAAGCGGTACAAACGAGGCGAGAAAGATAGAAAAATTGGGATCAACTCTCGATATTGGGACGACAATATTGCCTTTCATTGGTTATGAGGGGACAATAGGATTGGGACGAAATCTGTTAGGACTAGATGAAACAATGGCAGATATAAAATATATCCAGGATCATCTAACCTCATGGAAGACATACATATCTGAGTTCTGGAATTTTCCAAAAATTCATGACTTTATCGCAATTGATATTGACCAGAAGAAGCTGACAATTGACGACAGAGTATTTAAAATTCCAATTCTGGTGGAATTCGATGCTGACTTACAAACAAACATGAAATTTGAATTTGATATAACAAAAAAAGACAGAAAGTTAATCAATTATGTTCGTGATGTTACAGATGATAAAGGTTTTATTTTCGTTGACTATTGCGACTACGCTGCTCTTCTTGACAAGAATGTAGGACATAATGGTTACTGTATGGTAATAGGTAGAGGACAAAATTATACTAAAGCATTAGAATTATACGGTAAGCTTAAGATAACAGCAGAAGACATCCGCAAGTTGGCAGCTTTCTAATTAATAGGACTATATAATAATAGCTTAATACTATTTACTGCCAGGTATGATGGTGTCTATATTTCTTACATGAGATTTACTATGAGTTGCTGTATATAACAATATTATAATCGACTGGATAAATAGTTGGCAAAACCCACGCAATACATATGGTATAGTGGAGTAATGCTTAAAGAAAGCTGTGAATATCTGCACTAATTGTTATAGGTTGATGGCAAAATGAAAGTGCAACCCCTTCACCACACATTTGCTAGCCGCAACCTCCAGGTTGCGGCTGCGGCCGTCATTACAATGGTGGCATGGCGCCATTGCTTCTTGAGACTGATAGCGATACAGGGACAAGGCTAAAGCCTATGGCAAGCAACTCACCGCCGTGCCTCGAATCCCCTGACAAGCCTTGTTAACCGATCTTGGTTGTCTAGGTACACTTTCATTTTGCCATCAACCGTATGCTTTGTTCATAGCGATACTGATAGTGGTTGCAAGGAAGTGTATTGAGATGTCCAGTATGGTCGACGTATTTGTGCTCAATCCACCAGTGGCAAAAGATTTTTGCCGTTCAGCTCGCTGGGCCGCCCGCTCGAGAGGACGCGTCCAGCGCCATCCAGACTGGCTGCTGACAGCTGTAGCAGTGCTGGAGAGAGCCGGCTTTGAAGTTGCTTTCTTGGATGCTGCTGCTATGGGCCTGGATCGGCAAGCAGTGATCGCTGCTGTTGAGGAAAATCCCCCTGGTCTACTGGTACTGCACACCACAACTCCTTCCATAGACTCAGATCTCGGCTATGCTGCCCTGCTGAAAGACCGCCTTGCAGAATGCCGAACGGTGGCGGTTGGGGCTCATGTGACCGCCGAACCAGTGGACACACTCGTGAGGGCTCGAGGAGCGCTGGATGTTGTGGTGAGGGGAGAATATGATTACACTTTGAGAGAACTGGCGGAATTGGCTGGTTCTTCTTGGACGATGCCTGGACTGGCTCAAGTGCAAGGAATTTCTTATCTCAACGACGAACAAGAGGTAATACCCTGCCCGGACAGACCGTTTTTGAACGTAAATGAACTCCCCTTCCCTGCCTGGCGTCATATTGATCCTCGCTGGTACCGTGATGCTGGCAAACGGTTCCCATTCATTACCTTGATTTCAGGAAGAGGCTGCTTTGGCTCATGCACATTCTGTAGAGATGTTGCCCTCATGGAAGGCAGAAAACTTAGAATGCGGGATCCGCGACTGGTGGTCGACGAAATCGAGTATGATCTATCTCTATTTCCATACTTGCGAGAAGTAATGTTCGAGACCGACACCTTTACTGCCTCGTCTTTACACGTCAGTGGTGTCTGTGAGGAGATTCTCAGAAGAGATCTAAAAATTACCTGGTCGTGTAACTGCCGCACGGATGTAGACCTCAAATTGCTGCCGCTCATGAAAAGAGCAGGATGCCGGATGCTTATGGTGGGATTTGAATTTGGTACGCAGACGGCCCTGGATGCAGTAAAAAAGGGCATAACTCTCGAGCAGTCAGTTTGCTTTGCAGAGGAAGCCGCCAGACTCGGATTTACTTTGCACGGCTGTTTCATGTTTGGAGCTCCCGGTGAAACTAGAGAGTCGGCCATGGAGACTATAGAATTCGCCAAGTCTCTACCCCTTGATACTGTTCAGTTCTCTGGTATCTGTGCCTACCCGGGTTCAGAGATTTACAGATGGGCCAGGGCGCACGGCTACCTGGTACCTGACACCTGGAGACAGTGGGTAGATGAGAACTGGGAGCAGGTCACGGTGCTCGACTATCCTCAACTGAGAAAAGAAGAAATCGACGAGTTGATTGACAGGGGGCTGAAGGAGTTTTATTTGAGGCCAAAACAGATGATCCGCATGGTGAGAGAGATGCAATCCCTGGCTGATATAAAAAGGAAGCTGTACGGTCTGCGGACGTTTTGGCAGAGTCAAATGATGTAGGGAAGTGGCATTACCAGGTCAGAAAAGCCCGAGCAATGAGGCGCATACATGTGTGCTGAACTACCTGTTATTTATGGCATATGTGGTCTGACTGTGGAGGTCCCTGGCTCGGACGTGCCGGATAGGTTTTATTCGTTGCTCCGGGTCAAACGACAAGGTCGTCAGTGAAGTCTATTGCTCCTGGCAGGTCACCGCCAGGGGCTGCTACGCAGTATTCTGGAGCTTATGTCCATCCAGGAATGTATATTTGCCATTCAACTCGAGCAGCCCAAACAAGAGAGTATCAGCAATATTGACATGCAACAGCACGAGAATGATCAGTTGATTGAAATAATCTACAGCGCCGATTCATATCTGAGACGGCCGGCACAGTTGGTACGGAGTATGGTACGCGACTTTCTGGCTGCGCGCGAACTTGCCTGGCGCCTGTTTGTGCGTAATGTCAACGCAATGTATCGCCAAACGATTCTTGGGTATATCTGGGCTTTCTTGCCACCTTTGTTCACTGCCCTTGTCTTTGTGTTCTTGAATTCTCAGAGGATTCTCAATGTGGGAGAAACGCGTCTTCCATATCCAGCATATGCCTTGATAGGTACAGTGCTTTGGCAGACATTTACTGACGCACTGAATAGTCCGCTCCGGATGATCAATCAGTCGAAGTCTTTTATCATTAAAATAAATTTTCCTCGAGAAGCTCTTATCTTAGCTGGCTTGGCAGAGGTTTTCTTCAACTTCACCATCCGTCTAGTTCTGCTGCTATTAGTTTTTTGTTGGTATCGCCTGCCAATTTCTCCAAGTATTTTATTCGTTCCTCTAGGAGTTATTTCTCTTGTGGCTTTGGGTTTATTTTTCGGAATATTCCTGGTTCCTCTGGGTGTACTTTACCAGGATATAGAAAAGGCACTGCCATTGTTCACCTCGATCTGGCTGTTACTTACGCCTGTTGTCTATCCACCGCCTGTGAGTTGGCCAGCTTCTCTGATCTCTATCATAAATCCGGTGAGTCCTCTTTTGGTCAATACCCGTGAGATGCTTACCAATGGGAGCTGTACAAATATGTCAGGTTTCTATCTGGTAGTGGGGTTGACATTCCTGTTTCTTCTAGTGGGCTGGGTTCTGTATCGGCTGGCTCTACCACATTTGATTGAACGGCTGGGCGCTTGACGGGGGCAGGTTATGCTTAATGTCGAAGGCTCAGATCTTTATCCAGCAAAGAAAGCAAGGGCAGCAATAGGTTGGTTTAGGCGACAAAATGGTTCGTGAAAACATAGTCGACGTCAAGGATTTATCCAAGAAATTCTGCCGCGATCTCAGAAGATCATTGTGGTATGGGCTTGAGGATATTGCCCGGGAAATGACAGGCCGTCCGCCGGCTGAAATTGGTTTGCGCCAGCAAGAGTTTTGGGCCCTCAAAGGCATAACTTTTCAGGTAAAGCGAGGCGAATGTCTCGGGTTGATCGGCCGCAACGGTGCCGGAAAGAGTACAATTTTGAAATTACTCCATGGTCTGATCAAACCCAGTGGAGGACGCATTGCGATCCATGGAAGTGTTGGTGCATTGATCGAATTAGGCGCGGGTTTCAATCCAATTCTAACAGGCAGAGAAAATATTTACATTAATGCATCTCTGTTGGGTATTTCCAAGAAAAAAGTAACAAAACTTTTTGATCAAATAGTTGCCTTTGCAGAAATTGACGACTTCATTGATGCACCTGTCCAAAGTTATAGTTCTGGAATGCAAGTACGGCTCGGATTTGCCATCGCCGCACATATTAATCCTGACTTGCTACTCGTTGATGAGGTGCTAGCTGTAGGAGATATAACTTTCCAACGGAAATGTTTACAATATATGACAAGTTACTTAGAGAAAGGAGGCTCAATTATTTTAGTCTCACATAATATGCACTTGATTCAATCCATTTGTCATAAATGTTTAGTGCTAGATCATGGAAGAGTTAGATTCAACGGCTTAGTAACTGATGCAATATCTACTTATTATAATATACACTTCTTGTTAGAAAATAATAATTCTGCTATCTCACCAAATAAAATTGCTGACAAACAGTCTATTGTTATTGAAAAAGTGGATATGATTCCTGCTGATGGTGGGCAAGTCAAGACAGGTCAAGACGTTTATCTGACGTTACACTACCAATCGGCTGCAGACCTTGGCGAGATTACCTGGGGATTTTCAATCTGGACCGCCGATCAACGGACTCGCATTGCAACGTGCACTGCCAAACATGCGCAGAAAAGTTACAAGCTTTTCAAGGGAAAAGGACAATTGCGCTGCAAACTACGCTCCCTTCCTCTAGTGGCTGGCTCCTATGTGGTCAAGGCAGGGATATATGATACGAAGACGTCTTGGCCCATTGCTAGAAAAGGATGGGACGACATACCCGGATATTTTGAAGTAAAACCATCGGGAAGTGAAGTTGATAATCGCAGAATGATAGATGGGGACATTGTGATAATGAATGTTGAATGGATCACGCAAAATGGATCTTTTTAAGAATTATTGCTTGGCTTGTAACAGTTCAGATGAAGACTGTGCTTAAGTGTAGATGTCTCCTGGCAAGGTATTTTGAAGATTAGTTTTTATGAGGTAACAGCAAAAATTTGGAAGGTTATTTACAGCGTTGATGTCAGAAATTGCTATTTTAATTCGTACCTATAATGAAGAGACATTTTTGCCATATACACTTGAAGCGCTTCTGGCACAAACTGAAAAGGCCTTCGATGTCATATTGGTAGACTCTGGGTCTACCGATAGCACACTGGCAATCGCCGGCACCTATGAAGATATAAAGATTATTGAAATTCCAAAACAAGAATTTACCTATGGCAGAGCCTTGAATATTGGCATAGCAGCGGTGGTCGACCGGGCAAAGTATATTGCTATGCTAAGTGCTCATGCAATTCCATGTAACGAGAATTGGTTGAGCGAACTGTTGGTTCCTGTGCGGGAACATTCCCGAGTGGTGGCAGTGTACGGCAAGCAAATTCCTTTTCCAGGGCACCTGAACAATCCAATTGTCCGTGCGCTGGCTTGTGAGGCATATCCAAAATGTTACGGAGACAAACCTTTCAGGACCAGCGAGTCGTACTTCTTCTCCAATGTGAACAGTCTGATTACTATTGATAGTTGGCTGAAAAACAAATTTGATGAATCACTTGTGGCATGTGAAGACTGGCAGTGGGCCAAGATGGCTGTTGATTGTGGAGGGGTGATTGCCTATCAGCCAGGGGCAGCAGTTTATCATTCACACCTCGATAGTTATGCGAGTTATTTTACTCGACTTCGCCGAGAAGCAATGGGGGCCAGGAAGATAGATCCAATTTCTCATCCTCCACTAAGGCGACAGGAATGCTGGCATTTGGTGAAGTATGCCTTTCTAGATTATCTGAGACGCAGCAAACAGCGAAGATCACTTGTCGACATACACTGGGATATCTTTCGCTATAAGGTAGTCGCAACGCTGGCTACTTATAAAGGACGAAAAGATGCGAGAGTCTGACCAGAAGGTTCTATTTCTTTTGTTGGACGCCTTTAGGCATGACTACATCAACTCAGTAGACACACCTTTTTTATATTCCAAAATCTCACAGGGTGTATATGCAAAGAAGTTGAAAAGCGTTGCGGGTTTTACTCAGAGAACAGCTATCTACACAGGAACTACTGGTGTGGAAAGTGGAATGTTCACCATGTTCACCTTTGACTCGGCAAGATCTCCATTCCGTTTTTTGCAGGGCTCTGCAAAACTAAGGAAGTTCTCGTCAGGGCGCCGTTGGTGGGATGCACTTCCTGCCTGGCCTGGCTTTGGCTTGCTACGGGAGATCCTGAATCGCTGCTTTCAAAACAGATTGGTAAGTTTTCGGGAGTGGATAGCAAAAGAAGCCAAAAACTACGCGGCGCACGCACCTCTGGCACAAATTCCTCTATATCTGTTGCCAGAAATAGGGGTCTCCGAGGACAACCTTCCCGTCTATCTGCCGGGGGCCTTCAAGCAGGAGAGTATATTTGACGTATTTCAGCAAACAGGCATCCTGTACGAATATCTCATGTATCCGGTTATAGACTGCCAGGATGACGATGTCTTGGAAGCGTTCATTCAAAAAAGGGAGTCAGCCTCACACATCCTGCTCGGCCAATTTTCTGACTCAGACATGATTGTCCACCATTGTGGACCCGATTCATATGAACGTCGCAAAGTAGCAGGCGAAATTGATCGCAAGTTACGTGAAATCGCCGCCAGTTATGGCAATAATACCACTTGGATTATCGTGGGTGACCACGGTATGACCGAGGTAAAGGAAGAGATAGACGTTCCTGCCCTGCTTGCCCCGATTGAAAGCAGATTAAATGTTGAGATGGGCCGGGACTACTTGCTTTTTCTCGATTCAACCATGGCGCGCTTCAGGTGGAAGTCGGAGGCTGGCAAACTCTTTCTTGATGAAGTAAAGAAGCAGGAGCAATTATTAAAGAAGGGCTTTTTCATTGATGAGAAATTGGCCAATGAATATTCTATTCCCTATCCTGATAAACGGTATGGTGATTTGATTTGGTGGGCAAATAATGGCGTGCTGCTTTTCCCGGACTATTTTCACGACCGGCACACCCATGTCAAAGGAATGCATGGATATAGGTCAGACCACGATGACATGAAGGGTTTCTTCCTTGCCTTCGGTCCAGAGATTCAACCAAGGGTAATAGAAGAAGTCAATTTGATTGATGTGTGTCCTTCTATTTGCGCAGCAGTGGCTGTCCGAAGCACGGAAAGTAATAGAGGTACTTGCCTACTGGTGAGCTGATGCCGAAGTTTACGCTCCACAATCGGGTTGATATTGAAAATGACGTACAGGAGGACTTGAATTTTATTGTTGACAGCATCAAAGCGAGTAATCTCGAGTACTCTTCAATATATCTGATCGGAGCGTTTGGTCGCGGCGAAGGTACAGTGAGATTTGATGGCAGTCGCTGGCGTGCTGTTAATGACTATGACTTGCTGGTAATAGCACCAAATTGCGAAAGAATTGGCCCATTTCTGCAAACTCTTGCTGGCAAACTAGCGCAGTCTCTGAAAGTAGACTTTGTAGATCTTGGCTGTGTACAGAGAAGATCACTGCCTTTTCTGCAATGCACCATTCAGAACTATGACTTCAAATATGGCAGTAAGCTGTTGGCGGGTGAGGACGTGCTCGGCGAGGTCCCGCAATTTCGGCGGGAAGACATTGGCCCCTATGAAATAGTGCGGCTCATCTGTAATCGTGCGGCTGGTCTTCTGTCAGCTCATCTGCCGGAGAATGTCAGCTCGCGGCAATATTATGCAAATCAATGCATGAAGGCTTGTATTGCTACGGGTGATGCAGCGGTGTACCTGGTTAAGGGGTATCATCACCTTTACGCAGCTAGACTAGAGATGTTTCGTAGTCTTGCTGCTGGTGCCAAACTTCCTTTTTCCTTGCCGCAAGAAGCGATAGAAGCTGTGATTGCAGCATATGAATGGAAACTGAAAGGACTTCATTCCAAGATGTTTTCTATTGATAAAGCACTGATGAAAATTATTATTAGCGAAGTGTATTGTGCGATTACGAGGTATTGTACTGGTAAGCACGTGTTCACAGTTGCTCAGGCCGAACGAGAACTTCTAAAATACTTTAAAAATAATAAGAAGTACGGCAACAGTGTTACGACAGCACCCAAAATCGGCTTCTTGCATAGTATCAATAATGTTTTTGGAGTAAAAAATCGCACTCTATTTTCACAGCCCTTTTTCTATTGTCAGACACCTTTGTCCAGGACACAATTTGTAAAAGAGGTTTGCCAAAGATTCTGGATGATTCCTGCAATATTTAGAAATATGAATAATCCCAACATTCCAGTATTAATATGGGCTAGATTTCATCACTGATCAGAAATTTGTTTAGATCAGAAAATTTTCTTAGTTAACCTGGGCACATAGTTGCTGCGATGCGGATACTTGTAATTTCCAATCTTTATCCACCCCACCATGCTGGCGGCTATGAGCTTGCCTGTGAGGAGATGGTTGCAAATCTCAAAGGGCGAGGACACGAAATTATTGTACTTACAAGCACTTATGGTGAAGGACGACTGCAAACTGAAGATGATGTCTATCGTTGGTTAATGCTTCGTTTTGAGAGAAGGGTTAACTGGAGAGATGTTCTTCTCAAAGAGAGGCTCAATCAAGCAGCCTTCAGACATGTCTGTGAAGAGTTCTCGCCCGAGGTCGTTTTTTTTTGGAACATGTCTCACATTTCTATTTCACTGGCAGCAATAGCAAGAGATATGGGATTGCCGACTTGTTACTATATTTTTGACAACTGGCTGGCAACATGGGAAATGGATCACTGGTTTCAGCTGTGGCGTGCCAGGGGTAAGGGACTCGACTATTTTCTACACAGATTGTTGTCACGAAAATTTGCCTTGATTGTGCCGCCATTTCTCTGGGATATGTCTTCAGTAGTATTTGCCAGTAGTTACTTGAAAAGTGTTGCCCTCAGCGTTGGCAAACCTGTCCAAGACGCAGCTGTTGTTCACTGGGGCATCGACATCGACAAATTTCCGTATAAGTCAACGGATTCTCCAGTACCTAGCCGGCTTCTCTATGTCGGCCAAATAGTGCCTCACAAGGGCATTGAAACCGTCATTGAAGCTTTGGGGATAACCAGACAATCACTGGGCGACAGAAGTCTGTCCTTT
This window encodes:
- a CDS encoding sulfatase-like hydrolase/transferase, which translates into the protein MNIPFYFYSSVFLYVISVILYKKKSSFLSNGFFYILLLICFILYLFYGVANYFTGRGIDDSVIFHLKYGLQGAGFSAYTTLIIKVIIIIILTSILLAVVLGQKKHAISRLIPSNRLPFIFIITALVLNPATINMFDLTVNEAKANRIIRHSTLFGEDSINKSEFAKYYRKPYLKKVSKKNKNLVLIYGEGLERTYFDETVFPELIQGLRQLEAKSTYFTNIKEVAGTGWTIGGMVASQCGLPLFTPSHGNSMSGMDSFLASAVCLGDLLHEEGYELVYYGGADLAFAGKGLFYGTHKFDEICGRQELLPRIADQSYRSGWGLYDDSLLDLAFKRFMELSAVKKKFGLFLLTLDTHHPEGDPSQSCKRRIYRDGSNPILNAVSCSDYLLTKFVSKIMESPYADNTVVVIVSDHLSLRNTASDLLNRMARRNLFMILESGTNEARKIEKLGSTLDIGTTILPFIGYEGTIGLGRNLLGLDETMADIKYIQDHLTSWKTYISEFWNFPKIHDFIAIDIDQKKLTIDDRVFKIPILVEFDADLQTNMKFEFDITKKDRKLINYVRDVTDDKGFIFVDYCDYAALLDKNVGHNGYCMVIGRGQNYTKALELYGKLKITAEDIRKLAAF
- a CDS encoding cobalamin-dependent protein (Presence of a B(12) (cobalamin)-binding domain implies dependence on cobalamin itself, in one of its several forms, or in some unusual lineages, dependence on a cobalamin-like analog.), producing MSSMVDVFVLNPPVAKDFCRSARWAARSRGRVQRHPDWLLTAVAVLERAGFEVAFLDAAAMGLDRQAVIAAVEENPPGLLVLHTTTPSIDSDLGYAALLKDRLAECRTVAVGAHVTAEPVDTLVRARGALDVVVRGEYDYTLRELAELAGSSWTMPGLAQVQGISYLNDEQEVIPCPDRPFLNVNELPFPAWRHIDPRWYRDAGKRFPFITLISGRGCFGSCTFCRDVALMEGRKLRMRDPRLVVDEIEYDLSLFPYLREVMFETDTFTASSLHVSGVCEEILRRDLKITWSCNCRTDVDLKLLPLMKRAGCRMLMVGFEFGTQTALDAVKKGITLEQSVCFAEEAARLGFTLHGCFMFGAPGETRESAMETIEFAKSLPLDTVQFSGICAYPGSEIYRWARAHGYLVPDTWRQWVDENWEQVTVLDYPQLRKEEIDELIDRGLKEFYLRPKQMIRMVREMQSLADIKRKLYGLRTFWQSQMM
- a CDS encoding ABC transporter permease, which produces MQQHENDQLIEIIYSADSYLRRPAQLVRSMVRDFLAARELAWRLFVRNVNAMYRQTILGYIWAFLPPLFTALVFVFLNSQRILNVGETRLPYPAYALIGTVLWQTFTDALNSPLRMINQSKSFIIKINFPREALILAGLAEVFFNFTIRLVLLLLVFCWYRLPISPSILFVPLGVISLVALGLFFGIFLVPLGVLYQDIEKALPLFTSIWLLLTPVVYPPPVSWPASLISIINPVSPLLVNTREMLTNGSCTNMSGFYLVVGLTFLFLLVGWVLYRLALPHLIERLGA
- a CDS encoding ATP-binding cassette domain-containing protein, which produces MVRENIVDVKDLSKKFCRDLRRSLWYGLEDIAREMTGRPPAEIGLRQQEFWALKGITFQVKRGECLGLIGRNGAGKSTILKLLHGLIKPSGGRIAIHGSVGALIELGAGFNPILTGRENIYINASLLGISKKKVTKLFDQIVAFAEIDDFIDAPVQSYSSGMQVRLGFAIAAHINPDLLLVDEVLAVGDITFQRKCLQYMTSYLEKGGSIILVSHNMHLIQSICHKCLVLDHGRVRFNGLVTDAISTYYNIHFLLENNNSAISPNKIADKQSIVIEKVDMIPADGGQVKTGQDVYLTLHYQSAADLGEITWGFSIWTADQRTRIATCTAKHAQKSYKLFKGKGQLRCKLRSLPLVAGSYVVKAGIYDTKTSWPIARKGWDDIPGYFEVKPSGSEVDNRRMIDGDIVIMNVEWITQNGSF
- a CDS encoding glycosyltransferase family 2 protein produces the protein MSEIAILIRTYNEETFLPYTLEALLAQTEKAFDVILVDSGSTDSTLAIAGTYEDIKIIEIPKQEFTYGRALNIGIAAVVDRAKYIAMLSAHAIPCNENWLSELLVPVREHSRVVAVYGKQIPFPGHLNNPIVRALACEAYPKCYGDKPFRTSESYFFSNVNSLITIDSWLKNKFDESLVACEDWQWAKMAVDCGGVIAYQPGAAVYHSHLDSYASYFTRLRREAMGARKIDPISHPPLRRQECWHLVKYAFLDYLRRSKQRRSLVDIHWDIFRYKVVATLATYKGRKDARV
- a CDS encoding alkaline phosphatase family protein, which translates into the protein MRESDQKVLFLLLDAFRHDYINSVDTPFLYSKISQGVYAKKLKSVAGFTQRTAIYTGTTGVESGMFTMFTFDSARSPFRFLQGSAKLRKFSSGRRWWDALPAWPGFGLLREILNRCFQNRLVSFREWIAKEAKNYAAHAPLAQIPLYLLPEIGVSEDNLPVYLPGAFKQESIFDVFQQTGILYEYLMYPVIDCQDDDVLEAFIQKRESASHILLGQFSDSDMIVHHCGPDSYERRKVAGEIDRKLREIAASYGNNTTWIIVGDHGMTEVKEEIDVPALLAPIESRLNVEMGRDYLLFLDSTMARFRWKSEAGKLFLDEVKKQEQLLKKGFFIDEKLANEYSIPYPDKRYGDLIWWANNGVLLFPDYFHDRHTHVKGMHGYRSDHDDMKGFFLAFGPEIQPRVIEEVNLIDVCPSICAAVAVRSTESNRGTCLLVS
- a CDS encoding NfeD family protein, with protein sequence MPKFTLHNRVDIENDVQEDLNFIVDSIKASNLEYSSIYLIGAFGRGEGTVRFDGSRWRAVNDYDLLVIAPNCERIGPFLQTLAGKLAQSLKVDFVDLGCVQRRSLPFLQCTIQNYDFKYGSKLLAGEDVLGEVPQFRREDIGPYEIVRLICNRAAGLLSAHLPENVSSRQYYANQCMKACIATGDAAVYLVKGYHHLYAARLEMFRSLAAGAKLPFSLPQEAIEAVIAAYEWKLKGLHSKMFSIDKALMKIIISEVYCAITRYCTGKHVFTVAQAERELLKYFKNNKKYGNSVTTAPKIGFLHSINNVFGVKNRTLFSQPFFYCQTPLSRTQFVKEVCQRFWMIPAIFRNMNNPNIPVLIWARFHH